The DNA window AGGCGGCCGACCCGCCGACGATTGCCGAGCTCTTTCTCCGGGTCAACCCCGCCGTGGTCGAGATCGCCACCGTCGAACAGGTGGCCGCCGGCCAGGGAACCGAGGCGAAGGTCGCCGCGGGCAGTCTCGGCTCGGGTTTCCTGGTCTCCTCCAACGGCCAGATCATGACCGCCGCTCACGTCGTGCAGGTCGCGGACAAGGTGTCGGTGCGGTTCGTCACCGGTGACGTCGTAACGGCCAGGGTCGTCGCCTCCGACCCCGGGTCCGACGTCGCGCTGATTCAGGCCGACTCCCTCCCGGCTGGCATCGAGCCGGTGGTTCTCGGCGATTCGAACACCGCCGCAGTCGGTGACCAGGTGTTCGTCATCGGCGCACCATACGGCATAGCGCATACGCTGACGGTCGGGCACGTCAGCGCCCGAAGGACTCCCAAGCAGCTCTTCGGCGGTCTCGAACCGGTCGAGATCCTGCAGACAGACGCGGCCATCAACCAGGGCAACTCGGGTGGCCCGATGTTCAATATGCGCGGCCAGGCAATCGGTATCGTCAGCCACATCCTCTCATCGAGTGGGGGCTTTCAGGGCCTCGGTTTTGTCGTCACCTCGAACCTCGCACGGCTGGTGCTGCTCGATGACCCGACACCGTGGACCGGCCTCGACGGCGTCCTGATCGAAGGGTCGATCGCGCGCGCCCTCAATCTTCCGCAGGGCGCCGGGATATTGGTCGAAGCTGTTGCCGCCGGTTCACCGGCCTCCGCCATCGGACTCCGCGCCGGGTCGCTCAGTGCGCAGATCGGAGGAGAGCCCTTGACCCTTGGCGGCGACGTGATTCTGTCGATCAATGGCATCGTCATCGGCAGCCCCGATTTCGGCCACAGAATCGACGAGACGAACCGGAACCTCGAAGCAGATGATTCGTTCACCCTCAGGGTGCTGCGCGACGGTGCCGAGATCGAGCTCAAACGAACGGTGTCGGCACTCGGACTGGAATACTGAGCCACGAAATACGAACCCTGCACAACGGGTTTCCTTGAGACAGACACTGATTCGACTTCAGGAGGAGTCCATGAAGAGAAAAGCTCTCGCAACTTTCGCCGCTGTCGTCATCCTCGGCCTCACCGTTACAGCCGGTGCTCACTGCCAGATTCCGTGCGGGATCTACGACGACGAGCTCCGGGTGCAACTCATCGAGGAACACATCAGCACGATCGAAAAATCCATGAATCAGATCAACACCCTGGGCGCCGCAGAACCAGTCAACTACAACCAGCTGGTTCGCTGGGTCGACAACAAAGAGCACCACGCACAGGAAATTCAGGACATCGTCACGGCCTACTTCATGGCGCAACGGATCAAGCCGCCGGAGAACCATGGAGATGAAGAGGCCAACACGATCTACATGCACCGCCTCGCCCTGCTCCACCACATTCAGATCCACGCCATGAAGGCCAAGCAGAGCACCGACCTCGAGCAGGT is part of the Acidobacteriota bacterium genome and encodes:
- a CDS encoding trypsin-like peptidase domain-containing protein, giving the protein MNIPTTVLIPAALVLVPTFSEAADPPTIAELFLRVNPAVVEIATVEQVAAGQGTEAKVAAGSLGSGFLVSSNGQIMTAAHVVQVADKVSVRFVTGDVVTARVVASDPGSDVALIQADSLPAGIEPVVLGDSNTAAVGDQVFVIGAPYGIAHTLTVGHVSARRTPKQLFGGLEPVEILQTDAAINQGNSGGPMFNMRGQAIGIVSHILSSSGGFQGLGFVVTSNLARLVLLDDPTPWTGLDGVLIEGSIARALNLPQGAGILVEAVAAGSPASAIGLRAGSLSAQIGGEPLTLGGDVILSINGIVIGSPDFGHRIDETNRNLEADDSFTLRVLRDGAEIELKRTVSALGLEY
- a CDS encoding superoxide dismutase, Ni, with product MKRKALATFAAVVILGLTVTAGAHCQIPCGIYDDELRVQLIEEHISTIEKSMNQINTLGAAEPVNYNQLVRWVDNKEHHAQEIQDIVTAYFMAQRIKPPENHGDEEANTIYMHRLALLHHIQIHAMKAKQSTDLEQVKTLRSLVAEFRKAYFGEEGKHEH